The DNA segment GTTTTCCATTTACACAAAATTATGGATACTCCCTATTTGACGGCTTTCGCTATATTTGTAGAATATACGATGCGGTTCGGCAATTTTTCGAAAGCAAGCTTTCAACAATTGCCCTCACCTTTCGCTATATTTGAATTTTTAAATGCAACAAACTGAACCCATAGTAGTTGTTATAAACTGGGTTTTAGTATTCATATAACCCGGATATATTAATATTATCATCATGCCTTCCAACCACTCTTTTCGTTTATTCGGATTCTGGAAACGATGGATGAACCGGAAAAAGGTCAGGGAACAATACGTTTACTTTATTTCGGGGATGTGTTATAATTGTAAAGTTTTCGATCAATTGCAGCTTCCCGAGGGATATGTAAAAAAGTATATAGAATGGCATATGCCGCGCCAGAATGAATCGTTATCCAGGTATACCCGTAAAATGGCACGTTCTATTGATACCTCCCAATCGTTTATTTTGGTCGGATATTCGTTCGGAGCTGTAATTATCCAGGAAATGAATCGTTTTCTTAAGCCCAGGAAGAATATTATTATTTCGTCATTCAAGAGTAAAAAGGAGATACCGCCCTTGTTCCAGGCAGTTAAAAAGGCCCACCTTGCCAGAAGGATCCCTCTAAGTGTATACAACCGTACTGAATTTATTACCAACGCTTTTAACCGGTTCATATATAGTGCATCTAATGAAGAACTGTCTGAATACATGACCTATACGGACCCGGGTTATATAAAATGGGCCATTGAGAAAATAACTGATTGGACTCCGGGTGTAAAAAGGAATACCCCCCTGTACCATATTCACGGGACAATAGACCAGATATTCCCCTATGAGCGTTTAAGGAACGTTTTTCCTGTTGAGGGAGGAGATCATCTGATGTTATTGAAAAAGGCAGATGTCGTCAGTGCTATTCTAAACTCCATATTGTTGAGGAAAGAAAAAAATGATTCTACCTATTAGTGGTATGCATCATTATTATAATTCTTAACATTTATCTAAGTTAAGTGTGATTCCAAATGAGAGAGTAACCTTCATTCATTTTTCATAGGGTAAATTTAACTTCTCAAGAATACTGTATCAACATTTGCCATACTGATAATGCAGACAAAATTATTTTCATATTATTGATAGTTATTTATGACGGGAT comes from the Bacteroidales bacterium genome and includes:
- a CDS encoding alpha/beta hydrolase, with the translated sequence MPSNHSFRLFGFWKRWMNRKKVREQYVYFISGMCYNCKVFDQLQLPEGYVKKYIEWHMPRQNESLSRYTRKMARSIDTSQSFILVGYSFGAVIIQEMNRFLKPRKNIIISSFKSKKEIPPLFQAVKKAHLARRIPLSVYNRTEFITNAFNRFIYSASNEELSEYMTYTDPGYIKWAIEKITDWTPGVKRNTPLYHIHGTIDQIFPYERLRNVFPVEGGDHLMLLKKADVVSAILNSILLRKEKNDSTY